One window of Acanthochromis polyacanthus isolate Apoly-LR-REF ecotype Palm Island chromosome 19, KAUST_Apoly_ChrSc, whole genome shotgun sequence genomic DNA carries:
- the acadsb gene encoding short/branched chain specific acyl-CoA dehydrogenase, mitochondrial isoform X1, translating into MAAPLVRIFSKSFRQISRPWGSCQAAWRYSSSRAAPDVASDQATTSSFPPLQTYSEEESMMRDAVKKYAQERIAPFVSKMDENSEMDEEVIKSLFEQGLMGIEIDPEYGGTGSTFFSSILVIEELAKVDPSVAVVCDIQNTLINTLFAQLGTPAQKEQYLSRLSTDMVGSFCLSEAESGSDAFALKTRAEKHKDYYIINGSKMWISNAEHAGVFLVMANVDPSSGYRGITCFIVDRDTEGLEICKKENKLGLRASSTCPLNFDNVKVPEKNILGKISHGYKYAIGMLNEGRIGIAAQMVGLAQGCFDHTVPYTRQRVQFGKRIFDFQGMQHQIAHVATQIEAARLLTYNAARLKEAGRPFIKEACMAKYFTSEIATLTTSKCIEWMGGVGFTKDYPIEKYYRDCKIGTIYEGTTNVQLSTMAKFIDKEYDY; encoded by the exons ATGGCTGCTCCGTTGGTGAGGATTTTCTCGAAG tctttcagaCAGATCTCTCGACCATGGGGGTCTTGCCAGGCTGCATGGAGGTACAGTTCCAGCAGAGCTGCCCCAGATGTGGCTTCAGACCAGGCAACTacctcctccttccctcccctTCAGACTTACTCAGAGGAAGAGAGCATGATGAGAGACGCAG TGAAAAAATATGCACAAGAGCGTATCGCTCCATTTGTGTCAAAGATGGATGAAAATTCTGAGATGGATGAGGAAGTCATAAAATCCCTCTTTGAACAGGGT ctCATGGGTATTGAAATTGATCCAGAATATGGTGGCACTGGCTCCACATTCTTCTCCTCCATCCTGGTCATTGAAGAGCTGGCAAAGGTGGATCCGTCTGTGGCTGTGGTCTGTGACATCCAGAACACACTGATCAACACACTGTTTGCCCAGCTTGGTACCCCAGCTCAGAAAGAACAGTACCTGAGCCGACTGTCAACCGACATG GTTGGAAGCTTCTGCCTCTCTGAAGCAGAGTCGGGGAGTGACGCTTTTGCTCTGAAGACACGAGCTGAAAAACACAAGGACTATTACATAATCAATGGATCCAAGATGTGGATCAGTAACGCAGAGCATGCAGGTGTTTTTCTGGTGATGGCCAATGTGGATCCTTCTTCT GGATACAGAGGAATTACCTGCTTCATTGTGGACCGGGACACTGAAGGGCTCGAGATTTGCAAGAAGGAGAACAAGCTCGGCCTGCGTGCGTCCTCTACCTGCCCGCTCAACTTTGACAATGTCAAG GTACCAGAAAAGAATATTTTAGGAAAGATCAGCCACGGGTACAAGTATGCTATAGGAATGTTGAATGAGGGCAGGATTGGAATTGCAGCACAG aTGGTTGGACTTGCACAGGGTTGCTTTGACCACACTGTTCCTTACACCAGACAGAGGGTGCAGTTTGGAAAACGTATCTTTGACTTCCAG GGCATGCAGCACCAAATAGCTCATGTAGCAACACAGATTGAAGCCGCCCGACTGCTGACGTACAACGCTGCTCGTCTGAAGGAAGCTGGGAGACCTTTCATTAAGGAGGCCTGCATGGCAAAATACTTCACTTCAGAG ATTGCAACTCTAACTACATCTAAATGCATCGAATGGATGGGAGGAGTTGGCTTCACTAAAGACTACCCTATAGAGAAGTACTACAGAGACTGTAAAATTG GCACCATTTATGAGGGCACAACAAATGTCCAGCTTTCCACTATGGCCAAGTTCATTGATAAGGAGTATGACTACTGA
- the acadsb gene encoding short/branched chain specific acyl-CoA dehydrogenase, mitochondrial isoform X2 yields MLGLLRQSFRQISRPWGSCQAAWRYSSSRAAPDVASDQATTSSFPPLQTYSEEESMMRDAVKKYAQERIAPFVSKMDENSEMDEEVIKSLFEQGLMGIEIDPEYGGTGSTFFSSILVIEELAKVDPSVAVVCDIQNTLINTLFAQLGTPAQKEQYLSRLSTDMVGSFCLSEAESGSDAFALKTRAEKHKDYYIINGSKMWISNAEHAGVFLVMANVDPSSGYRGITCFIVDRDTEGLEICKKENKLGLRASSTCPLNFDNVKVPEKNILGKISHGYKYAIGMLNEGRIGIAAQMVGLAQGCFDHTVPYTRQRVQFGKRIFDFQGMQHQIAHVATQIEAARLLTYNAARLKEAGRPFIKEACMAKYFTSEIATLTTSKCIEWMGGVGFTKDYPIEKYYRDCKIGTIYEGTTNVQLSTMAKFIDKEYDY; encoded by the exons ATGCTGGGTTTGCTGCGTCAG tctttcagaCAGATCTCTCGACCATGGGGGTCTTGCCAGGCTGCATGGAGGTACAGTTCCAGCAGAGCTGCCCCAGATGTGGCTTCAGACCAGGCAACTacctcctccttccctcccctTCAGACTTACTCAGAGGAAGAGAGCATGATGAGAGACGCAG TGAAAAAATATGCACAAGAGCGTATCGCTCCATTTGTGTCAAAGATGGATGAAAATTCTGAGATGGATGAGGAAGTCATAAAATCCCTCTTTGAACAGGGT ctCATGGGTATTGAAATTGATCCAGAATATGGTGGCACTGGCTCCACATTCTTCTCCTCCATCCTGGTCATTGAAGAGCTGGCAAAGGTGGATCCGTCTGTGGCTGTGGTCTGTGACATCCAGAACACACTGATCAACACACTGTTTGCCCAGCTTGGTACCCCAGCTCAGAAAGAACAGTACCTGAGCCGACTGTCAACCGACATG GTTGGAAGCTTCTGCCTCTCTGAAGCAGAGTCGGGGAGTGACGCTTTTGCTCTGAAGACACGAGCTGAAAAACACAAGGACTATTACATAATCAATGGATCCAAGATGTGGATCAGTAACGCAGAGCATGCAGGTGTTTTTCTGGTGATGGCCAATGTGGATCCTTCTTCT GGATACAGAGGAATTACCTGCTTCATTGTGGACCGGGACACTGAAGGGCTCGAGATTTGCAAGAAGGAGAACAAGCTCGGCCTGCGTGCGTCCTCTACCTGCCCGCTCAACTTTGACAATGTCAAG GTACCAGAAAAGAATATTTTAGGAAAGATCAGCCACGGGTACAAGTATGCTATAGGAATGTTGAATGAGGGCAGGATTGGAATTGCAGCACAG aTGGTTGGACTTGCACAGGGTTGCTTTGACCACACTGTTCCTTACACCAGACAGAGGGTGCAGTTTGGAAAACGTATCTTTGACTTCCAG GGCATGCAGCACCAAATAGCTCATGTAGCAACACAGATTGAAGCCGCCCGACTGCTGACGTACAACGCTGCTCGTCTGAAGGAAGCTGGGAGACCTTTCATTAAGGAGGCCTGCATGGCAAAATACTTCACTTCAGAG ATTGCAACTCTAACTACATCTAAATGCATCGAATGGATGGGAGGAGTTGGCTTCACTAAAGACTACCCTATAGAGAAGTACTACAGAGACTGTAAAATTG GCACCATTTATGAGGGCACAACAAATGTCCAGCTTTCCACTATGGCCAAGTTCATTGATAAGGAGTATGACTACTGA